The following are encoded in a window of Brettanomyces bruxellensis chromosome 9, complete sequence genomic DNA:
- a CDS encoding uncharacterized protein (BUSCO:EOG09262CMP): MTQEKPAQSATTKTVKGKTVDVTPPVNALENLKEFYSLIEKSAETFDPRYVLKVFRELTPIRKQIDLETLVSFINFTYPYTSEHRKYLLETLSYDSSADVETDGDDSQLKSAPIAEIDVFCHLLVQIFLLDGKKYDQLYSFGNICIKLMKLYDRRTLDYIQAKVWFYIFRSCEVTRNLVLVRAELMKALRTATLRHDTETRASTISLLLRDYLLVNDINQAYNLVEKTEFPENASNSVVARYFYYLARIQAIQLDYSSANECAIAAIRKCPQTKKARGFLQAVTKLHILIQLLTGEIPDLSTFRDPLLEKSLSPYLAVTGAVRLGDIKLFSNVLQKYGDHLRHDGNYNLVLRLRQNVIKTGIRIISLAYKRISLKDICIKLHLDSEISAEYIVAKAIKDGVIDASINHKAGYMQSKELLDVHATREPQSEFDRRIKFCMSLHDDSVKAMRYPAKVNDDDEKIDPEAREREQELIQYLQDADGF, translated from the coding sequence ATGACCCAGGAGAAGCCGGCACAGAGTGCAACTACAAAGACAGTAAAGGGCAAAACAGTTGATGTTACACCTCCAGTTAACGCTCTTGAAAACTTAAAAGAGTTTTACTCTTTGATTGAAAAGTCAGCGGAGACTTTTGATCCTCGTTATGTTCTGAAAGTTTTCAGAGAGTTAACGCCAATTAGAAAGCAAATTGACTTGGAAACATTAGTGTCGTTTATTAATTTCACATATCCATATACCTCTGAGCATAGAAAGTATCTTTTAGAAACTCTTTCATATGATTCATCGGCAGATGTGGAGActgatggtgatgattcACAACTAAAAAGTGCGCCAATTGCCGAGATCGATGTTTTCTGTCATCTTTTGGTTCAAATATTCTTGTTAGATGGCAAAAAATATGACCAACTATACAGCTTCGGAAATATTTGCATaaagttgatgaaattgtATGATAGAAGGACTCTCGATTACATTCAGGCCAAGGTTTGGTTTTACATCTTCCGCTCATGCGAGGTGACGAGAAATTTGGTCCTAGTTAGAGCTGAGCTTATGAAGGCATTAAGAACTGCAACTTTAAGGCACGATACTGAAACAAGAGCTTCTACAATATCCCTTCTATTGAGAGACTATCTCTTGGTGAATGACATAAATCAGGCTTACAATCTTGTTGAGAAGACTGAATTTCCAGAGAATGCTTCCAACAGTGTTGTTGCTAGATATTTCTATTATCTCGCACGTATCCAGGCGATCCAGTTGGATTACTCGTCAGCTAATGAGTGTGCGATTGCAGCAATAAGAAAATGTCCCCAGACAAAGAAGGCACGTGGATTTTTGCAAGCTGTGACTAAATTGCACATTTTGATCCAGCTTTTGACAGGTGAGATTCCAGATTTGTCTACATTTAGAGACCCTCTTTTAGAGAAGTCACTCTCTCCATATTTAGCAGTGACGGGTGCAGTGAGATTGGGAGATATTAAATTGTTCAGTAATGTTTTACAGAAATATGGTGACCATTTAAGACATGATGGTAACTACAATTTGGTTCTCCGTTTAAGACAGAATGTGATTAAGACCGGaataagaataatatcGTTGGCATACAAGCGCATTTCGCTTAAGGATATCTGTATCAAGCTTCATTTGGACAGTGAGATCAGTGCGGAGTATATTGTGGCTAAGGCCATCAAGGATGGAGTTATTGATGCTTCAATAAACCACAAGGCTGGATATATGCAGTCTAAGGAATTATTGGACGTTCATGCCACACGTGAGCCTCAAAGTGAGTTTGACCGCAGAATTAAATTCTGTATGTCTTTGCATGATGATAGTGTCAAAGCTATGAGGTACCCTGCAAAGgttaatgatgatgacgagaAAATTGACCCGGAGGCAAGGGAAAGAGAGCAGGAGTTAATCCAATACTTACAGGATGCTGATGGCTTCTGA
- a CDS encoding uncharacterized protein (CAZy:GH5_12~CAZy:GH5): protein MDVKTKREKNLLRDSFSLIKTERLTTDNNGNFVQPSTGRVVTLHGINIASCSKLPDIPYQTSYLNPNECGFYSDADFVSFVNRPFPLEDAYEHLTRIKLCGYNTIRFIFTWEAIEHEGPGVYDVDYIQYVIDLLKIIDEVGGLYVFLDPHQDVWSKFCGGSGAPIWTLYAAGLEPKNFEVTGASKLHSMCSDPSKFTKMVWSTNYDKLACQIMFTMFFSGKMFMPNAIIDGVNIQDYLQNHFIDSVAFLLSSIKKKAPSLFETCLIGVESLNEPSKGLYGLQDMSKISEDQNLRLDETPTVIQSLNLSMGHKQTVDKYSLTSFGPKKVGSITIDPHGVKSWVSNDEMDIHYGFNRDKKWKLGDCLLSQLGVWNSKTGELNHPDFFSKNPTTGEPINECTFINIQYLSFWMKFKRKLRTIDENIFLIMQAPVLQIPPHIRKTKYVDDKTVVAIHYYDGMTLLFKSWNRFMNVDTLGIMRGKYISPMFAIVLGERNIRKSIRNQLREMKRECQENVGMKAPVILTETGMPFDMDDRKAYVDGDYSSQEAATDAINFAIEGSSLNFTYWCYNPENCHKWGDRWNLEDFSVFSKDDMVAKNLDFTFGETSGTSSSGRISSYSEWITTAGSESTYKPNEHITFTGGTINSNSNSIGKHSEVNNSEVELMSSVSEPINTLGRLLEGVRVPNAIIRPYAVLVNGSVIDASTDIKAHTYSLEVDSARLTPAPSLEPTVVFLPEKHFPPGKFEVSVDSGITKCKHDGIYQTLEWYYDENVGKVHLQVKNTSTSKSAESRGRFRMFLHLLTCGLL from the coding sequence ATGGATGTCAAAactaaaagagaaaagaatttGTTAAGGGACTCCTTCTCTCTTATCAAGACAGAGAGATTAACTACGGATAACAATGGTAACTTTGTACAACCGAGTACAGGGAGAGTTGTCACCCTTCATGGAATTAATATTGCATCATGTTCGAAATTACCGGATATTCCATATCAGACTTCATATTTGAATCCAAATGAATGTGGATTCTATTCTGATGCAGACTTTGTGTCGTTTGTGAATAGACCATTTCCTTTGGAGGATGCATACGAACATTTAACACGGATAAAACTTTGCGGCTACAATACAATTAGGTTTATATTTACCTGGGAGGCTATTGAGCATGAAGGTCCGGGTGTTTATGATGTTGATTATATTCAATATGTAATAgatcttttaaaaataattgatGAAGTTGGTGGTCTATATGTATTTTTGGATCCCCACCAAGATGTTTGGTCAAAGTTCTGTGGTGGATCAGGAGCCCCAATCTGGACCTTATATGCAGCAGGTTTAGAACCGAAGAATTTTGAAGTAACAGGTGCTTCAAAATTGCACAGCATGTGCTCTGATCCCTCGAAGTTTACTAAGATGGTCTGGAGTACGAATTACGATAAACTAGCCTGCCAAATTATGTTCACTATGTTTTTCTCTGGAAAAATGTTTATGCCCAACGCAATTATTGATGGTGTAAACATTCAAGACTATTTACAGAATCATTTTATAGACTCTGTTGCATTTTTACTCTCTTCcattaagaaaaaagcgCCTTCCCTTTTTGAAACATGCTTGATAGGTGTTGAAAGTCTGAACGAGCCTAGTAAAGGCTTATATGGACTTCAGGATATGtcaaaaatttcagagGACCAAAATCTAAGGTTGGATGAAACGCCAACCGTAATACAGTCTCTGAATCTTTCTATGGGACATAAACAAACGGTAGATAAATATTCATTGACATCATTTGGTCCAAAGAAGGTCGGTTCTATCACCATTGATCCGCATGGTGTCAAATCATGGGTATCCAACGATGAAATGGATATTCATTATGGTTTCAATAGGgacaaaaaatggaagCTTGGTGATTGCCTTCTCTCCCAACTTGGAGTGTGGAATTCGAAAACGGGTGAGTTGAATCACCCAGATTTTTTCTCAAAGAATCCTACAACTGGGGAGCCCATTAATGAATGCACCTTTATTAATATTCAATACTTATCGTTCTGGATGAAATTTAAACGGAAACTTCGAACAATTGATGAGaatatatttcttataATGCAAGCACCGGTACTTCAAATCCCCCCTCACATTAGGAAGACGAAATATGTGGACGACAAAACTGTAGTGGCAATTCATTATTATGATGGTATGACGCTTTTGTTCAAATCATGGAATAGATTTATGAATGTGGATACCTTGGGAATAATGCgtggaaaatatattagTCCCATGTTTGCAATTGTATTGGGAGAACGGAACATCAGAAAATCTATTCGGAATCAGCTCAGGGAAATGAAAAGGGAATGCCAGGAGAACGTTGGAATGAAGGCCCCTGTAATTCTGACAGAGACTGGTATGCCTTTCGATATGGATGATAGAAAAGCATATGTAGATGGAGATTACAGTTCACAGGAGGCTGCAACCGATGCGATAAATTTCGCAATTGAAGGTAGTTCACTGAATTTTACTTACTGGTGTTATAATCCGGAAAATTGTCACAAATGGGGTGATCGGTGGAATTTGGAGGACTTTTCCGTGTTTTCTAAGGATGATATGGTTGCAAAAAATCTGGACTTCACTTTTGGTGAAACAAGTGgaacttcttcatccgGAAGAATTTCAAGCTATAGTGAATGGATTACAACGGCTGGTTCCGAGTCTACTTACAAACCAAACGAGCACATAACTTTTACGGGTGGAACTATCAACTCCAACTCCAATTCCATTGGAAAGCATAGTGAAGTGAATAACTCTGAAGTGGAATTAATGTCAAGTGTATCTGAGCCAATAAATACTCTTGGAAGATTATTAGAGGGAGTTCGTGTGCCAAATGCCATTATCAGACCATATGCGGTTCTTGTAAATGGCTCTGTAATTGATGCGAGTACCGATATTAAGGCACATACGTACAGTTTGGAAGTGGATTCAGCTAGGCTTACACCAGCACCATCTTTGGAGCCTACTGTTGTTTTCCTTCCTGAAAAACATTTTCCACCTGGAAAATTTGAGGTTAGCGTCGATAGTGGCATAACTAAGTGTAAGCATGATGGAATATATCAAACTCTGGAATGGTATTATGACGAAAATGTGGGAAAGGTTCATTTGCAGGTGAAAAACACTTCGACTTCTAAGAGCGCTGAATCAAGAGGTAGGTTCAGAATGTTTCTACATCTTCTTACTTGCGGATTACTTTAA
- a CDS encoding uncharacterized protein (BUSCO:EOG09263A5D) has translation MTADERRNHIALPFVYQFMAGAVAGISEVLIMYPLDVVKTRMQLQVGTGAQAEYKGVVDCFSKIIRKEGFGKLYRGIIPPILMEAPKRATKFAANGEWGKFYRKQFGMEKMNQPLSVLTGATAGATEAFVVVPFELIKIRMQDKNSKYKGAWDTLSSTIKGEGIKSLYNGLESTIWRQSIWNAGYFGVIFQVKSLLPTPMNKSEQTRNDLIGGFIGGTVGTMLNTPLDVIKSRIQSSPRKPGVAPKYNWAISSLVTVAKEEGFRALYKGFMPKVLRLGPGGGIMLVVYNSTMDFFREMYYKDKTPEIKNSN, from the exons ATGACAGCTGACGAAAGACGTAA TCATATAGCTCTTCCATTTGTGTACCAGTTTATGGCTGGTGCAGTGGCCGGCATATCAGAGGTTCTTATCATGTATCCTCTTGATGTTGTTAAGACTCGAATGCAGTTACAGGTCGGTACTGGGGCTCAGGCCGAATATAAAGGTGTCGTTGACTGCTTTTCGAAAATTATTAGGAAGGAAGGCTTTGGAAAGCTATACAGGGGTATAATTCCACCAATTTTGATGGAGGCACCTAAGAGGGCCACCAAATTTGCTGCAAATGGCGAATGGGGAAAATTCTACCGTAAACAATTCGGTatggagaagatgaatCAACCATTATCCGTGCTCACAGGAGCAACGGCAGGTGCCACAGAGGCTTTCGTTGTTGTCCCATTTGAATTAATCAAGATCAGAATGCAGGACAAAAACTCAAAGTATAAAGGTGCTTGGGACACTCTCAGCAGCACAATTAAGGGCGAAGGTATTAAATCGTTGTACAATGGTTTAGAGTCAACCATCTGGAGGCAGAGTATCTGGAATGCAGGTTATTTCGGTGTCATTTTCCAGGTGAAATCGTTGCTCCCAACACCAATGAACAAAAGCGAGCAAACTAGAAATGATTTGATTGGTGGTTTCATCGGAGGAACCGTTGGTACAATGCTTAACACTCCTCTTGATGTGATCAAGTCCCGTATTCAAAGTAGTCCAAGGAAACCAGGGGTTGCTCCAAAGTATAATTGGGctatttcatcattggTCACTGTTGCTAAGGAGGAAGGTTTCAGAGCCTTGTATAAGGGATTCATGCCAAAGGTTCTTCGTCTCGGACCTGGAGGTGGTATCATGCTTGTTGTTTACAACTCAACCATGGACTTCTTCAGGGAAATGTACTACAAGGACAAGACTCCTGAAATCAAGAACTCAAACTAG
- a CDS encoding uncharacterized protein (SECRETED:SignalP(1-25)), whose product MRIKLSSKLFLLYLCFALFSLRSNACTFNLVEAADNIAGTNLNSTDNNGSQKCLEIFSIPSKEQCEFAERYCGEYKLGTINYFKIYYCGSTSEVTRKVVFFPFTLLILAFLFLALGIVAGEYLCPNLSAISNFLQIPDNISGMTLLAFGNDSPDIMSTYSSFSTGNASLAIGELIGAAFFVTCFVVGTVSIIHPFSLLPKEQTATELPSQDNTSDVSWYRIRNSKLVFLRDVCFFVLSLLLIMVFLLKGRFTKSTLILLTGLYIFYTAMIVSWQHIYDKTRKNLEATARARSLYDDERPLRFANDNLEFENEYTFNPAVLSNFEFGSVLSGLTKSRSIQISPESILHYSDNDDATQYETRLQNLDGEEIYSETEGQLRVHGEEDSLREETRNIDGSNGLTHLITLIFKIVSAPIKGILCITVPKVTTDFYHTEHKFRFNELASLLSSALLSGTIIQYALFKQNSLRSSILQFGLSLLLMACTYYNMIISGHQMDLLKMFLSAVGFMASISWISFIAEELINNLKFISVLTKLSEAILGLTVFAIGNSVGDLISDIVVARLGYPLMALAACLGGPLMNMLLSIGVNGLIVGGRVSINTSFSLYSSCVFIMINLIFMLVYVPRNDWKFDRLSGTIMISVWCFGTLVNVLIELFN is encoded by the coding sequence ATGCGCATAAAACTTTCGagtaaattatttttgctCTATTTGTGCTTTGCATTATTCTCATTAAGATCCAATGCCTGCACATTTAATTTGGTTGAAGCTGCTGATAACATTGCAGGTACCAACTTGAATTCAACGGACAATAATGGTTCTCAGAAGTGcttggaaatattttcaatacCATCAAAAGAACAGTGTGAGTTTGCTGAGAGATACTGTGGAGAGTACAAGCTTGGAACGATCAActatttcaaaatttacTATTGTGGATCAACCAGTGAGGTAACCCGTAAGGTTgtcttctttccttttacATTGCTCATTCTagcatttttattcttggCATTAGGCATTGTTGCTGGGGAATACCTATGTCCAAATTTGAGtgcaatttcaaatttcttgCAGATTCCTGATAATATTTCTGGAATGACTCTTTTGGCTTTTGGTAATGATTCTCCAGACATAATGAGTACATACAGCTCGTTCAGTACGGGCAATGCATCCTTGGCAATCGGAGAATTGATAGGTgctgctttctttgttaCCTGCTTTGTAGTGGGTACAGTGTCCATTATTCACCCTTTCTCATTATTACCCAAAGAACAGACAGCTACAGAACTTCCAAGCCAGGATAATACGTCCGATGTTTCCTGGTACAGAATCAGAAATTCAAAACTTGTTTTCTTGCGAGATGTGTGCTTTTTCGTTTTGTCACTTCTCCTTATAATGGTATTTCTTCTTAAGGGAAGATTTACAAAGTCAACGCTCATACTTTTAACAGGGCTCTACATTTTTTACACTGCGATGATTGTGTCTTGGCAGCATATATATGACAAAACTAGAAAGAACTTAGAAGCCACAGCTCGGGCTCGTAGTTTATACGATGACGAACGACCTTTGCGGTTTGCTAACGATAATCTTGAGTTTGAGAACGAGTATACATTCAATCCGGCAGTTTTAAgcaattttgaatttggcTCTGTGTTAAGTGGTTTGACTAAGAGCAGATCAATACAAATATCTCCAGAGAgtattcttcattattcaGACAATGATGATGCTACACAATATGAAACGAGGCTTCAGAACTTGGATGGAGAAGAGATATATTCGGAAACAGAAGGTCAGTTACGTGTACACGGGGAAGAGGATTCACTTAGAGAAGAGACTCGAAATATTGATGGTAGCAATGGCTTAACCCATTTGATCACTTTAATATTTAAAATAGTAAGTGCTCCAATTAAAGGCATTCTGTGTATTACCGTGCCCAAAGTTACTACCGATTTTTATCATACCGAGCACAAATTTAGGTTCAATGAATTAGCAAGTTTATTAAGCTCCGCGTTACTTTCAGGTACCATCATACAATATGCACTTTTTAAGCAGAATTCATTGAGGAGTAGTATTTTACAGTTTGGACTATCATTATTGCTTATGGCATgcacatattataatatgATTATATCTGGGCACCAGATGgatttgttgaaaatgtttCTTTCGGCAGTCGGATTTATGGCATCAATTTCATGGATATCTTTTATAGCTGAGGAACTCATcaataatttgaagtttaTATCAGTTCTTACGAAATTATCCGAGGCCATATTGGGTTTAACAGTGTTTGCTATTGGAAACTCTGTTGGCGATTTAATAAGCGATATAGTTGTTGCCAGATTGGGCTATCCGTTGATGGCATTGGCGGCATGCTTGGGCGGGCCATTAATGAACATGCTTTTAAGTATTGGTGTCAATGGTTTGATAGTCGGTGGAAGAGTGAGCATTAACACCAGTTTCAGTCTCTATTCCAGTTGTGTATTTATCATGATTAACCTCATATTTATGTTGGTGTATGTGCCGAGAAATGATTGGAAGTTTGACCGTCTAAGTGGGACCATAATGATATCTGTTTGGTGCTTTGGTACGTTGGTGAACGTTTTAATAGAGCTTTTCAATTGA
- the ARC19 gene encoding Arp complex subunit (BUSCO:EOG09265CCT), whose protein sequence is MSQSLKPYLTAVRHSLNAALCLQDFPSQVVERHNYPEIESKKTAEVLLNPMKISRNEKEYVLIEPSINSVRVSIKIKQSDEIENILVDKFTRFLTKRADNFFILRRVPVDGYDISFLVTNYHNESMLKNKLVDFVIEFMEDVDKEISEMKLFLNARARYVAEVYLNTFD, encoded by the exons ATG TCACAATCATTGAAACCATACCTTACAGCTGTGAGACACTCTTTGAATGCAGCACTCTGCTTACAGGACTTTCCATCACAGGTTGTGGAAAGACACAATTATCCTGAAattgaaagtaaaaaaacAGCAGAGGTGCTTTTGAACCCGATGAAGATttcaagaaatgaaaaggaatACGTGCTTATTGAGCCTAGCATCAACTCAGTTAGAGTTTCAATAAAGATCAAGCAGAGTGATGAAATAGAGAATATATTGGTGGACAAATTCACGAGGTTTTTGACTAAAAGAGCCGAcaacttctttattttgagGAGGGTTCCCGTTGATGGTTATGACATCTCGTTTTTGGTCACAAACTATCATAACGAATCAATGCTTAAGAATAAACTAGTCGACTTTGTTATTGAATTTATGGAAGATGTTGATAAAGAGATCAGTGAAATGAAATTATTCCTCAATGCAAGGGCAAGATACGTTGCTGAAGTTTACTTGAATACGTTCGACTGA
- the ISU1 gene encoding iron-binding protein: MFSRQFTRQLMRQGRASFFPRQATDIFSTVRFYHPKVIEHYQNPRNVGTMDKNLPNVGTGLVGAPACGDVMRLQIKVNDNTGVIEDVKFKTFGCGSAIASSSYATELVKGMTLDEASKVKNTTIAKELSLPPVKLHCSMLAEDAIKSAIKDYRTKRHNRKPTLGPDATKSQTNGANAHA, encoded by the coding sequence ATGTTTTCCAGACAGTTTACGAGGCAACTTATGAGACAGGGAAGAGCATCTTTCTTCCCTAGGCAGGCAACTGACATTTTCTCTACAGTTCGTTTTTACCACCCTAAGGTCATTGAGCATTACCAAAATCCTAGAAATGTGGGAACGATGGACAAAAATCTGCCTAACGTTGGAACTGGATTAGTGGGAGCACCTGCTTGCGGTGATGTGATGAGACTGCAAATAAAGGTGAATGACAATACTGGTGTTATTGAAGATGTCAAGTTTAAGACTTTTGGTTGTGGATCTGCTATTGCATCATCCTCATATGCTACGGAATTGGTCAAAGGTATGACACTAGATGAGGCTTCAAAGGTAAAGAATACCACCATTGCAAAGGAGCTTTCGCTCCCCCCTGTGAAACTTCATTGTTCCATGCTCGCAGAGGATGCTATAAAAAGTGCCATCAAAGATTACAGAACAAAGAGACACAACAGAAAGCCTACTCTTGGACCTGATGCTACAAAGTCGCAAACGAATGGGGCAAATGCACATGCTTAA
- a CDS encoding uncharacterized protein (BUSCO:EOG0926477X): MPVGRGLASFESSAHKKQQYQTLGRKLVEEQREQIKTQLQVFQNALITFRKQHAEELRSNPDLWSKFSEICRSFGIDPLVISSLGIGSKADRQEKYNQLALRIIDICRLTKSLNGGMLLVDDLLDLINCESWFTEDPEVKITEQDVLTSLDNLKALGDELQLITIGNKNYIKSTTEEINADQGLILSAADIIGYVTVAILRDNFKWRSYRCKSNLEDLVSNGILWVDDQSENHERRYWITSWINK, translated from the coding sequence ATGCCGGTGGGACGAGGCCTGGCTTCATTTGAGTCGTCTGCTCACAAGAAACAACAATATCAGACGTTAGGCCGAAAACTTGTGGAAGAGCAAAGAGAACAGATAAAAACACAGCTTCAGGTGTTTCAGAATGCACTCATAACATTCAGAAAACAGCATGCGGAAGAATTACGCTCGAATCCAGATCTTTGGTCTAAATTCAGTGAGATTTGCAGGAGCTTTGGCATAGATCCGTTGGTTATATCCTCGCTTGGAATAGGAAGCAAAGCGGACCGGcaggaaaaatataatcaaTTAGCATTACGAATAATTGATATATGCCGGCTCACAAAAAGCCTTAATGGAGGTATGCTATTGGTTGATGATCTTTTGGATTTAATCAACTGTGAATCCTGGTTTACAGAGGATCCGGAGGTGAAAATAACGGAGCAGGATGTGTTAACATCATTAGACAATTTGAAGGCTTTAGGTGACGAACTTCAGTTGATTACTATTGGAAACAAGAATTACATAAAATCAACAACAGAAGAAATCAACGCTGATCAGGGCCTTATTCTGTCCGCAGCTGATATTATAGGATATGTTACAGTTGCTATACTTAGGGATAACTTTAAGTGGAGATCATATAGATGCAAATCAAATTTAGAAGACTTGGTGTCAAATGGAATTCTATGGGTAGATGACCAGTCTGAAAATCATGAAAGGAGATACTGGATTACATCCTGGATTAACAAATAG